In one Palaemon carinicauda isolate YSFRI2023 chromosome 25, ASM3689809v2, whole genome shotgun sequence genomic region, the following are encoded:
- the LOC137619279 gene encoding uncharacterized protein — protein sequence MENIASLQLPEGVDIFVYADDVCVIARGAVRTMKMQRALNAISHKSNELGLKINTGKTKAMSIKAPNPLQPLTIGMEPLEWVDKYTYLGVIIDKQLTFRYEIKYLKERTNARTAVMRYMCNLKEGANEHVQMKYYQACTRALVEYASPALTGLTDIQKGKVEVFQNNAMRLMLGAPLWTRLCNLRMETRLPTLEDRIAMRNASTVAKMFLSNRDSITKKKVREELEKHPAVQTPNSYGKDHSNNIKRLGLAGILLQLNPDTAQSIQHIPPWKKQIAKFSYTKLPRAKENCTIEELRNAATAAMQTAETIGAQIYYTDGTVDPGTQTAGAAVHSCNFTACWRTSNNVSTLQTELVAIQQALRYSTENEEGPVVIHTDSRSSMQALQQDKNKENKSLIADIKSLLYQHNERNRLVTFNWIPSHIGIPGNEKAGELAKSTRHIQNIQVYIQPALQQIKNKIKTHLKDNLIKDLHMWAENGSPSATWYKWATELEPPPIDKNTPRKQAVCIHRLWVGYKANWEIREDIQRPCDHCGDTPQHALLHYLLECRETAQLRGDLLVDTNAPEAGKAAATLAKAIVESFDTHSQLLSRLPPPR from the coding sequence atggaaaatatagcctcactccaactTCCCGAAGGAGTAGACATATTTGTCTATGCAGACGATGTATGTGTGATAGCTAGAGGAGCTGTCAGGACgatgaaaatgcaaagagcactcaatgccatcagccacaagtccaatgagcttggactaaaaataaacactGGCAAAACTAAGGCCATGTCAATTAAAGCCCCAAATCCCttgcaaccactcacaataggaatggagcccctagaatgggtggacaaatatacatacctgggagtaataatagacaaacaacttacctttagatatgaaataaaatatctcaaggaaaggacAAATGCCAGAACGGCAGTCATGAGGTACATGTGCAACCTCAAGGAAGGAGCAAATGAACATGTCCAAATGAAATATTATCAAGCCTGTACCAGAGCACTAGTGGAATATGCCTCCCCAGCCCTCACTGGGCTAACAGACATACAAAAAGGAAAAGTAGAAGTATTTCAAAACAATGCTATGAGGCTCATGCTAGGCGCTCCattatggacaagactgtgcaatctAAGGATGGAAACCAGGCTACCGACCCTCGAAGATAGAATTGCAATGAGAAATGCAAGCACAGTTGCAAAGATGTTTCTATCAAACAGggactcaatcaccaaaaaaaaGGTTAGAGAGGAACTGGAGAAACATCCTGCAGTTCAAACCCCAAACTCTTATGGCAAAGAtcacagcaacaacattaagagaCTTGGGCTGGCCGGAATACTCCTACAACTGAACCCAGACACAGCACAGAGTATccaacacattccaccatggaaaaaacaaatagcaaaattcagctacaccaagctcccaagggcaaaagaaaactgcaccatAGAGGAACTCAGAAATGCTGCAACAGCAGCAATGCAAACTGCAGAAACCATAggagcacagatctactatactgatggtacagtggaTCCAGGAACAcaaacagcgggagctgcagttcactcctgcaattttaCAGCATGCTGGAGGACAtcaaacaatgtctccaccctgcagacagagcttgttgcaatacaacaagccCTAAGATACTCCACTgagaatgaggaaggaccagtagtcattcacactgattcacgatcctcaatgcaagccctacagcaggacaaaaacaaagaaaacaagtccctgatagctgatatcaaatccctcctatatcagcacaatgaaagaaacAGGTTAGTAACATTCAACTGGATACCCAGTCACatagggataccagggaatgaaaaagctggtgagctagccaaaagcaccagacacatccaGAATATACAGGTGTacatacagcctgcactacaacaaatcaaaaacaaaataaaaacacaccttaaggacaacctaatcaaggatctACACATGTGGGCAgaaaatggctctccctctgccacttggtacaaatgggccacggagctagaacccCCACCCATAGACAAAaacaccccaaggaaacaggctgtatgcatacacagactctGGGTGGGTTACAAGGCAAACTGGGAAATCAGAGAGGACATCCAAAGACCATGTGATCACTGCGGTGACACGCCACAACACGCCCTCCTGCACTATTTACTTGAATGCAGGGAaacagcacagctgagaggtgatctacTAGTAGACACCAACGCACCAGAGGCCGGGAAAGctgcggccacactggcaaaggcaattgtGGAAAGCTTTGACACCCACTCACAGTTGCTTTCAAGATTACCTCCTCCAAGGTAA
- the LOC137619147 gene encoding uncharacterized protein, with translation MASFLELNEFYTILLHGKLPKSVSETVKHRCGDDWFIFDTFKKYMEEEIHNLRSFVATNVSKPGTLSTISTFTVNQSQSVRPKSKGNVKKDIWYAFVDYWTLVQNEPLSEGQRLRTYSIDLKARKKIALRGYLTSKPVNEYETVSVSIPYKSRLINMDCIVVDELPEYTKKFNVKRNLKTSCKTKICLADKDFDLPVDKQAPIDMLVGIDNVYNILHPGFRKAGKLILLPTIFGYVVTGSCNAPPVQETKVTVLKLATNEEVIEATHKFDRDIKNDLDILWNLDKVGIDCNELKEHDRKVLEDFESTIVYSEMEKQYVVVLSWKSNKSRLPSNFGMALGRVKQQSHHSVQKDSATTPIRIVFDCSWRQGKNGLSLNDCLWTGPHITTDLLKVLLQFRTNNYACISDIEKVFLLVQLREEDCNYTRFLWLQDPTDPNSELIIYWFRVVLLGATCSPFLLNATIKSHLAAVRKDTICTEMVDMMRRGLYVDNLQFTSNSEDELKNLFFGANKIFAQAHLYLEEWTSNSDLLNTVADAYRIKSEEKQTYKVLGLNWNISNDELTITHNHLKTGQTNREILSAIAQIYDPLGMLIPIMIRVRIFLQDLWKQQLKWDDLLSVPLLEQWNELSKDLGKSLSARLCEFIVETFEENKFEKIIIWSDSKVALGWLVTKNNLPVFVKNRVLEINSIITGIVFSYVPSSENPSDWITRGKRTEEVRNNSFWWEGPPWLKSENHTYPIDRISVKEAQAQDEVIQVHLVGNSEKTHLLKWERFSRVDKFCKTIAWIRQFIYNCKSTGCRKIGSLTLEELQQAKNKMIILLQKEYFLEEYKALEKEGKVSKWTLLVQLNLFLEEGIIRCRGRLEHVAQAAELKFPILLPKSCFPTKLIVREHHCLQAHMGVNATVASMRQEYWVPQLRQLSKSVIHHCIIRKYCSTIARIFGAEKTIL, from the exons atggccagctTCCTGGAGTTGAATGAGTTCTACACTATTTTGCTTCATGGTAAGTTGcctaagagtgttagtgaaactgTAAAACACAGATGTGGAGATGATTGGTTTATATTTGACACATTTAAGAAATATATGGAAGAAGAAATTCACAATTTAAGATCTTTCGTCGCAACGAATGTAAGTAAACCTGGAACTTTATCAACAATATCTACGTTTACAGTGAATCAATCACAATCTGTTAGACCTAAGAGTAAAGGAAAT GTAAAGAAAGACATTTGGTACGCCTTCGTGGATTATTGGACACTTGTGCAGAACGAACCTTTATCAGAAGGTCAGCGCTTAAGGACATACAGTATAGATCTAAAGGCACGGAAAAAAATTGCCTTAAGGGGTTATTTGACAAGCAAACCTGTGAATGAATATGAGACGGTTAGTGTTTCCATACCTTATAAGAGTAGATTGATTAATATGGATTGTATTGTGGTAGATGAGTTACCAGAGTATACTAAGAAATTCAACGTTAAACGAAATTTGAAAACGTCGtgtaaaaccaaaatttgtctagcgGACAAGGATTTCGATCTGCCTGTGGACAAACAAGCACCCATTGATATGTTGGTAGGCATTGATAATGTCTATAACATATTACACCCCGGATTCAGAAAGGCTGGGAAATTGATATTGTTACCTACCATATTTGGATATGTTGTGACAGGGTCCTGTAATGCCCCTCCAGTGCAGGAAACCAAGGTAACTGTGTTAAAGCTAGCAACCAACGAGGaagtaattgaagctactcataaatttgatagagatataaagaatgatttggatattttgtggaatttagatAAAGTAGGTATTGACTGCAATGAATTGAAAGAACATGATCGAAAGGTTCTAGAAGACTTTGAAAGTACCATTGTATATTCTGAAATGGAGAAGCAATATGTTGTGGTCTTATCATGGAAGTCTAATAAATCAAGGCTTCCATCCAATTTTGGCATGGCGTTGGGCCGGGTTAAACAACAAT CACATCATAGTGTACAGAAAGATAGTGCCACCACTCCAATCAGAATAGTTTTTGACTGTTCCTggagacaaggtaaaaatggattgagcCTTAACGACTGTCTGTGGACTGGACCACATATTACGACAGATTTGCTCAAGGTTTTATTGCAGTTCAGGACTAACAACTACGCCTGTATTAGTGATATAGAAAAAGTGTTTCTTTTGGTGCAATTGAGAGAAGAAGACTGCAATTACACACGGTTTTTATGGTTGCAAGACCCAACGGATCCAAATAGCGAATTAATCATATATTGGTTTAGGGTGGTATTGCTTGGGGCTACGTGTTCTCCGTTTCTGTTGAATGCCACTATTAAATCACATCTGGCAGCTGTAAGAAAAGATACGATTTGTACTGAGATGGTGGATATGATGAGAAGGGGATTATACGTGGACAACCTTCAATTTACCTCCAACAGTGAAGATgaattgaaaaacttattttttggcgcaaacaaaatatttgcacagGCACACTTGTATTTAGAGGAATGGACTAGTAATAGTGATCTTTTGAATACTGTCGCGGATgcctatcgcataaaatcagaagaGAAACAAACCTATAAAGTCTTAGGCCTAAATTGGAACATCTCTAATGATGAACTAACAATAACACATAATCATCTTAAGACCGGTCAAACAAATCGTGAAATTCTAAGTGCAATTGCCCAAATTTATGATCCTTTAGGAATGCTTATCCCTATTATGATACGAGTTAGAATATTCTTACAGGATTTGTGGAAACAGCAGTTGAAGTGGGATGAtctactttcagttcctttattagaacagtGGAATGAGTTGTCCAAAGACTTAGGGAAAAGTCTCA gtgcaagattgtgtgaatttatagttgaaacttttgaagaaaataaatttgagaaaataataatttggtccGATAGTAAAGTTGCCCTGGGATGGTTAGTGACGAAGAATAATTTGCCAGTATTTGTGAAAAATAGAGTATTGGAAATTAACTCTATAATTACAGGGATCGTCTTTTCTTACGTCCCATCTTCAGAAAACCCTAGCGACTGGATTACTAGAGGAAAAAGGACAGAAGAAGTAAGAaataactccttttggtgggagggacctcccTGGTTAAAATCAGAAAACCACACCTATCCTATTGACAGGATATCGGTGAAAGAAGCACAAGCACAGGATGAAGTTATTCAAGTCCATCTTGTAGGGAACAGTGAAAAAACCCATCTGCTGAAATGGGAAAGATTTAGTAGAGTggataaattttgtaaaactatagCTTGGATTAGGCAATTTATTTACAATTGCAAATCAACTGGCTGTAGAAAAATTGGAAGTTTAACGCTGGAAGAACttcaacaagctaaaaataaaatgattatcctctTACAAAAGGAATACTTTCTGGAGGAATATAAAGCTTTGGAAAAAGAGGGTAAAGTTTCAAAATGGACCTTATTAGTACAATTGAATCTCTTCTTGGAAGAAGGAATTATAAGATGCAGAGGAAGATTGGAACATGTCGCACAGGCGGCAGAATTAAAATTCCCAATCTTACTGCCGAAAAGTTGTTTTCCCACGAAATTGATAGTAAGGGAGCATCACTGTTTACAAGCTCACATGGGAGTAAATGCAACCGTGGCAAGTATGAGACAGGAATATTGGGTCCCACAGCTTCGCCAATTATCCAAAAGTGTAATTCATCATTGTATAATCCGTAAATATTGCTCCACCATTGCCAGAATTTTTGGTGCAGAGAAAACAATCCTTTAG